A single region of the Cucumis melo cultivar AY chromosome 3, USDA_Cmelo_AY_1.0, whole genome shotgun sequence genome encodes:
- the LOC103488227 gene encoding uncharacterized protein LOC103488227 → MCLVFVCDEDQRVLSRQPAPGACPFCGGMIQATDVESQWRFCFVPLYWKTKRKFYCTMCTRQLVMQ, encoded by the coding sequence atgtgTTTGGTGTTCGTGTGCGATGAGGATCAAAGGGTTTTGTCTAGGCAACCAGCTCCAGGGGCATGCCCCTTCTGTGGAGGTATGATCCAAGCCACTGACGTTGAAAGCCAATGGAGGTTCTGTTTCGTTCCTCTTTACTGGAAAACCAAACGCAAGTTCTATTGCACTATGTGCACTAGGCAACTCGTTATGCAGTAG